A section of the Schistosoma haematobium chromosome ZW, whole genome shotgun sequence genome encodes:
- a CDS encoding hypothetical protein (EggNog:ENOG410V8JU~COG:T), with protein sequence MTYDRGPQASQLYPMRSSSERDNVYWYKPGSLGRSSQGSSSSTIGQSIVIPVVHLGASRGSIASSSYTMASHSSENLDNTPNALQTDNSESTKSTFRTSSVLTTGNRPINRPAPPLSDPEAEVDALTNLLMQSMETRSSVSSVGAGGTLTSGQDAVNSSPG encoded by the coding sequence GCATCACAACTATATCCAATGAGAAGTTCTTCGGAGCGTGATAATGTTTACTGGTACAAACCCGGGTCTCTTGGACGATCATCTCAGGGGAGTAGCTCAAGCACTATTGGTCAGTCGATTGTAATACCAGTTGTTCATTTAGGTGCCTCTAGAGGATCCATTGCATCAAGTTCATACACAATGGCTTCTCATTCTTCTGAAAATCTAGATAACACACCAAATGCTCTGCAAACTGATAATAGCGAAAGTACTAAATCTACATTTAGAACTTCATCAGTCCTTACTACTGGTAATCGGCCAATAAATCGACCTGCACCACCACTTTCAGATCCTGAAGCTGAAGTCGATGCTTTAACAAATCTCTTAATGCAAAGCATGGAGACTCGGTCGTCTGTATCTTCAGTTGGAGCTGGTGGGACATTAACTTCTGGGCAAGACGCAGTCAATTCTTCTCCAGGTTAG